In the Silene latifolia isolate original U9 population chromosome 1, ASM4854445v1, whole genome shotgun sequence genome, ATTCTCTTGCTTTTTCTTCATTATccttctcattagtttagaacaacccaattaaaacctcCCAATTTGGTTACTGTGacaaacttagacaaagctgacattttcccatctccccgTGGAGATCGACTCGACTTCcatagctatattagttagagccagttggttatttttgataggtatacgactgccctgtcactgGTCACGGTGGTCAGCCGCTCCCGACGACCACCACAGGCGCCTCCTCACCAACACCAACCATGACAAATAAAAACAACATACACATACACACACTACCCATGTTCCCCCTTTCTAACCCCTTCAATGCCACCTACCGCCACCTACACCACCTCTAACGACCACCACCACGAACCCCACTCAACCACCATCCACCCACGGCCCAAACCACCCCAGGTCAGCCGCGGGTGAGGTGTCAAAACCCCTACCCAAAACCGACacatacaacaacaacacaacaacaaaacaGCCCGTACACCCTCCTTTACACCCATTTCTCCACCACCTATGGCCAGCCTAaccaccacccaagaccaccatCGTGATCCTCACTTTACCCACAACAATAAACACCCAAAGTCTCCCCAAGTCAGGCCATGAAAGGAGGATAAAAATTTGTCTTAAGACGATCACACAAAACAGCTATAACCCATTATATATACTCCGTCAATCTcgattatgtaacacccccatttatttaggagcctttagcaagacatcccaagtaaatgaaaGCGTTACCATCTCGTTTCCTGAGGTAgtaaataacaaagtacaacaaaccaaagtactttagataaaacttagcgattacatgtttattacaagaTAACCAAAATGAAACACAATATAATATTAATTACAagtcgcagcggaaattaaataaagtgattaataaactatatgatctagacttctagctAGACTGGCTGAGTCCTCACGCATctccataagctcccaagtcagctaattcAAGTACCGGTCAAGTCTGCTCCCTAGTTACAGTTCTTCacgggtgttcacgaatacactgtcaaccacgaggttgagtaggataaaatacatcgTAATAACAAAGCAACAATACAATCTTGCAACTGTCCACATGTCTTATCTCAACATCAactgtccacgttatccaccagagactaagcctggggccttctaatcattcacacacgttatccactagagactaagcctggggcagtccaatatcCATTCACATTATCCACTAGAGACATGGTTTGCCGAACCAGCCTGGGGGCTTCCAATATCCGGTTAATCCAAATCTCAACATATAATATATATTATAAGTTTACTCAACAAATTCACGATAATATCTTAGTCcaataacaataatccatctcgTAATAACATATCAATCTCAACAACATAAATCATCAATAATTACCATATCACATGCTCAAGCCAACTCAAACAAACATAGTTAAAATGAGTCTATTATCCTACCTGATAACAAATCTTCGAGCcacacaagcaatcaaatcgATCCTTTATAAAtccataacctacataacataattatgtacaattactacATAACCAACCAACTAATTATATGTACTTATCCTATACCCATCATGTCCTAttccttttgacaacttcaaagcCAAATCTCTAATTCTATCGTTTTACAGCACAGTTGAgtctcactataaaattcatatttaattCAATAAAAATCTAAATGATGCAAGACCAGTGGGGTTAgaaccctaagacacatatctaTAGTATTTGTGAAATAGAACTTCCTCAAATTCCATACTTATCAAGGTTTTATTGAAAGATTTATAAATACTGACGAActtcgtcgcataaaaagtatcgaTTCATAAAACAAGTTTAACATATGATTTTTGAGAAATTACAATGCCTATCATCATCTAGACTCTTCAAAGTTAATGTATGCAAAAGACCCAACTATGTTTCAATTTAAAAATTAGGTTTACGAAATAAACTTTAGGTTACTAGTGCATTCGCGGATTCTCAGTCGATAtgttcataacgaatttattctGAAACATCTACCCAGTCAATTGTTACGAAATTTTACAGGCATAAACTagacttgaaaataacctaagtctattATTTACGTTTTCGAAGATAATAAATTTATAACGGTCTGATAATTTGTTCAAGACAACTCACAGATTTACAGAATTGCTGTAACTTTCTTTCTTTAACCtaatcatgtttaacctaatctTTATCTAATTAAGCATGACTTCTACCATAACTGTCGGGCTTGATATTTCCGCAGTTACCCTAGCCTGATAATCAGGGTATGACCGTCAGGGAAAGATCAAGTTCAGTGCTAGATAACAAAGCCTATACCCCTGTACCATCATCATGGTCAAGTTTATCCCTGACCTGACAATCAAGACAAAAGTGTCAGGGCAGCTCAGGAAAGGCACCAGGCAGGAGAGGACAATGGTCAAGCAAAAAGATATTATTTGACCAAATCAAGgataattatggagaatatttcaGCATTATTACACCAATTAAGTGAGTAATTAAGGAGAAGATTATATCGTATCATCAAGCATTTAACCGGATATTGATAAGCATTAAAGGCGCAATTAATGGCGTCATTTAGAGAATATTACGCCATAATTGTGGAGATTATTCAGCTTAATGGAGATTACTATATAAAGGAGAGTCAAGATCATTTCAAGACACATTTTTTTACGCTACAAGCAAACATATTACAACACTTAGGCAAAATACTCTATATTGTACTGATTATACAATAATTCTCCCTAATACTtagtgaaatcctctcttggcttggtgcccgtggttttttcctatttaagggttttccacgtacaaattctgTTGTCATCTTTtactttatttgctttactttacGCGCATAGTAGCCTGTCCTGCAATTATAGTCCAGATAgttgagctagttaaccctgccatTACTCTTTCCTGACCTGATTCAGCCTTGCGCAGAATCCacccaaaacaattggcgcccaccgtggggcatctagctcaaaaaaaaatcttttttccCGCTCacaaaaaatctaaaaaaaaaattaacagaaAATGGCACAACCCATTGTTGAAGAGCAATTGAATGCTGCCCTACAACAGTTGGCATAAATGGAGAATATGAAAGAAAAGATGTCTCAAAGTGAGgctgaaagaatctgagtcagccctgAAGCAGAACTTGGAAAAAACTCAGGGATCAGGCTCCAAAATTCAGCCAGGAACTCCATTCTCATCAATTATTAAACACTTTGATTTTCCAAATCTTGGGAGTCCTAGTGCCAAGAAAGTGATCAACATAGGTGATGAAGAAACTCCCAAAGATGATCAAGAGAAGCCTGATGAGACAGGAGCAGCAATCATGATGGCGGTAGTCCAGGAGATCAAGAAGTCCTGATAGTTATGCTGATTTACACTTTGTGGATGAAATAACAAAGGTGGATCTCCCCAAAAAAATTTGTGGTTCCATCCATGAGGACTTATGATGGGACCTCAGTTCCGCAAAATCATGTGGCCTTCTATAAAGaaaaaatgttggctgcatcAATTCCAAGCGAGTAtaggcaagtctgcatgtgcaaaggatttggaacaACTCTAATCGGTCCTGCGCTGCAGTGTTAAATTAACCTGCCCATTGGAAGTATCAAGTCCTTTGCTAACCTGATCAACaccttcaaccagcagtttgcaagcagcagggaATTAGAAAAGCGTTCCAGTGACCTATACAGGATTAcccagaagcctgatgaaaccctCAAAGCTTTCCTGAACAGATTCAATAAAGGGAAGGTGTCCATTCCTAGATGtaacgttggaacagcagtggaggcattcatgCAGGGGGTATTACCCCATAGTGATCTCTATGGAGAACTCACTAcgtatccctgccataccttcgaggatgttcaggccaagacggTTGCTTATATCAGGCTAGAAGAAGACAAGAGCTACAAGGTTGGAGCATCCAGCAATACAAAGGACTATAAAAAGACGAACAAGAAAGGTGCGGGTTACAACAGGGGAAGCAGTCACAGGACAACCCCGTATACCAGGCCTGATCATTCAGAAGTCAACATGACACAAGAACAGCAAGGTAAGGCTAACGTTCATCCACCTATTTCTGAACATAACTTATGTGTTGACATTTCAGGGCTGATCCagcgacttgacaacatgggaccagtagtcagatggcccagAAAGGTGTACAACCTTAACCCAAGGAGAGACCAGGCCAAATGGTGTGTGTTCCATATGGATGTAGGACACGCAACGGAGCACTGTTTTACTCTCAGAAAGGAGGTAGCCTACCTATTGAAGGCTGGATATCTCAAAGATCTGATCAAAACCAAAGGTAGCCATTCTGATTAGAACAGAAGCAACCAATAACAAAAGCAAGAGCGCAATCTTCCTTCACTAGCTCCTCTCTATGAAGTAAAATACATAAATGGTGGATCGGAAATTTGTGGCCTGgccagttcagcagcaaaaaagatagccaggactcCTCAGACGAAGTCACCCTGTAAGCCTGATAGCTTACCACCTATCACATTCAGTGATTGTAACTTGGTAGGCATCCCTGATCTGCATCATGACGGCCTGGTGATCTACACGCAAATTGGGACTGCCAATGTAAGGAGGATCTTaatagatggaggcagctcagtgaacttgATCATGCTAGATGTACTCAAAGCCATGAAAATTAAAAAGGACCAAATTACTAAGAAATCCAGTGTCTTGGTAGGATTCATGGGAGAAACAAGGAACACGTTAGGACAAATCTATCTCCCTAACTATACTGAAGGTGTTGCATCCTATGAATGATTTGGGGTCCTTGACTGTCTGTCCTCTTACAATGTCTTTCTAGGTAGGCCATGGATCCATAATGTCAAGGCCGTCCCCTCGACCTATCACCAGTGTGTCAAGATACCTACAGAATGGGGAGTAGAAACCATCAAAGGTAAGCATAAatcagcccaggaatgctacactgAGGCCCTGAAGTCTTCCAAGGCAGGTacgtcccttgcatagcaattacagtatcCTGTCAGGAGCACATAcgtagcaccaccaaagatggaAACGGATCACGTAATCCTCGATTccgagtaccctgacaggtatgttctagTTGGGACTGATGCCCCTGACACTATCAGGCCTGGTTTAGCAAGTTTTCTCAAAAATAAATCTTTCTGTTTTGCTTGGTATcactttgatatgactggaattagcgcggATATTATCACTCATAAGCTCAATATTGACACATCTTTCAAGCATGTGCAGCAAAAAAGACGAAAATTCGCACCTGAAAGAAACCTGATCatcaatgaagaagtagacaagCTCATGGACATGGGCATGATCAGGGAAGttatgtaccctgaatggctagcaaaCGTGGTTGTCATACAAAAGAATAATGGCAAATGAAGAGTGTGTGTAGATTACACTAacctgaacaaagcctgccccaaagatccattccCTTTACCACacattgatgccatggtagatgtAATGGTAGGGCACGAGATGCTAAtgttcatggatgcttccagtggatttaACCAGATAAAGATGCATCCCGCTGACCAGGAGAGTATTGCATTCATTACTGACCGAGGCATATATTGCTACACTGCCATGCCATTCGGTCTAAAGAATGCAAGGgaaacataccaacgcctggtcaacatgatgtttaaagattAGATTGGGGACATTATGGAAGTTTACATTGAtgatatggtggtgaaatccaagaatgcacaagatcatgtgaagcatttagaaatagcatttcaaatcttggaaaaatataacatgaagctcaaccctacaaaatgccactttggagtctctgcagtgAAGTTCctaggctatatggtgacaaaacgGGGAATAGAAGCCAGTCCAGAACAAATTAAAGCTATACTAGAGTTACAGTCACCCTGGTCTGTTAAAGACATCCAGAAACTGACAGGCAGGGTTGCTGCTGTGAACAGGTTCATATCCAGATCTTCTGAgaggtgtaaaacattttactGCCTGCTCAGGAAAAATAAATAGTTCCACTGGACACCTGAACACAAAGCAGCCTTCCAGGATCTAAAGTTATACCTTTCATCTCCACCTTTACTGGCCAAGCCAGAAAAAGGGGAACCTCTGTCAGTATACCTATCCGTGACCGACATAGCAGTAAGTGCAGTCCTGGTGAAGGAACAAGAAGGTCagcaacaccctgtctattatgtaagtaaaagtctactagacgctgaaatgaggtatggcttacttgaaaaatatgtcttagctttaattatgtcatgtgcaAAGTTATGCCCCTACTTTGAATGTCACCCTATAACAGTCAGGACTAacctacccataaaatctgtcctgcgGAAGCATGAACTGTCAggtaggatggccaaatggtcagtccagcttagTACCTATGATATTACCTTagctttgaacccaggacagcaatcaaatcacaggccttagcagattttgtggctaatttcagccctaacctagaatcaGACCTGACCAAGGAAGTTAACCAGTTAGAAAATAAAACatcagaccaggaatggaccctgttcacagatggggcatccaatgtaCGGGGTACAAggttaggattagtgctaaaATCGCCACAAGGGGACATAATAGCCTAGGCTGTGAGTCGTGAATTCAAGGCTGCCAATAATGAAGCAGAATGTGAAGCCCTCATAGCAGGACTCAAGGTaagtctagacctcggtgttcaaaacttaAAGGTGAAAACTGATTCCCTTTTAATTGCCAATCAGATTAAAGGAATTTACACAGCAAAATATGATAAAatgattttgtatttagaatATGCCAAAAAACTTTGCGATAAATTCATTCATTTGATATTgagcaaataccaagagaccCGAATACCCAGGTTGATGCTCTAGcaagcctaggttcaaattttatcCCTGCTATTTTTGATACAGTACCTATAGTTCATTTACTTGAACCTGCTATTAGCATGCCTGAACAGGTGAATCCTGTCAATAATTCATggactaaaccttattatgaCTGGTTCCTGCGAGACATATTACCTCAGGACAGGGATGAGGCCAGAGCCTTTAAAATCAGAGCTTCTACCTATTccattatcaataacactttgttTAAAAGATCTCAGGCTAGACCATATTTGAGGTGCCTTGAACCACACAAAGCCAGGCAGGTAATCCAAGAGATACATGATGGATATTATGGAAACCACAAAGGTGGCAGAAGTCTGGCAAGCAAGATACTCAGGACCGGCTATTActggccaaccctgagagctgactgtttggaatactcttcaaaatgtgaagcctgtcaaataCATGCTCCAATTATTCACCAACCATCTGAGTTACTACAttcaatttctgcaccctggccGTTCATGAAATGGGGTATGGACATAGTAGGAAAGTTACCAGTAGCTCCAGGCCAGAAAGTATTCATGCTAGCCATGGCttactacttctccaaatggatagaagctgattcattcAGGCAGATCACTGAGAAGGAAGTAATATCTTTTATCAGGAAAAATATAATTTGCAGGTATGGAATTCCTTCGGAAATAGTGTGTAATAATGACACACAATTCATTGGGAAAAAGACTATGGCTTTTTATGctgaatggaatatcaacctggtaacgtcAACCCCTGGCTATCCAAAGGcaaatggccaggctgaatcaagtAACAAAGTTGTCATCAACTGCCTGAAGAAGAAGCTAAATAGAAAACGAGGCAGATGGGCAGAAGAACTCCCATTAGTattatgggcagacaggacaactccaaaaacaTCAACTGGCCAGACACCTTATTATCTGGTGTATGGGTGTGAAGCAGTTATCCCTGCAGAAATCCGCGTACCAACCTCAAgatactgttggaatatgtgtcctccgacaataatgcgatcacaactgtcgatcatgatgatcacatgtttaagtctcattttaagaatacaattaggaagtaatattttactgtcaactggtccacacatatcggtaatgattggctgactagagtttgacattactgtcgtgcgacggtggtgatcagttgatccccttaggtcatacctaaagggtaacactcttaattgattatttaattgatcgtatgacgatacgggttaattaaattacttaaaattgatggacgattttggaagtaatatttacgtatctcattataatttgattaaataagatacggtctaagtgatcgaattgttttattacttagatgaaattattgtttacggaaacaattgaatttgaatgaataatttattataaatacaagatgttgtgatttataattggtaaatcattttggtacaagtaattatgaattactaagtcgattttgtacatgacgtatttttattaatacgttgatttttaatatgttaaaaatgcaaaacaattttacatgacttgtgacatgtgacaaattgataaattgacaaagataaaatggaatctattttatcttatgttgaccgaaatggagggtgatttaggctaaatattgtgttaattaattttttagtggaaagcataatcatttacctaaaTACTAGTCATGCATGCCTAGttactcttgtgaagaacaccttggtcttgcattggccatcaccacccccttccccctacccggttttgtcatagagaaaagccaagggtttttctctataatttacctaatacactacatcaaaagattagtgcattattcattcttacaacatctaaaaatagagagtttttagagagattattacttgttcttctcccttctcttaaccgaaaataagagaccaaattcaatattttgggtcaattttatttagattaatattg is a window encoding:
- the LOC141652473 gene encoding uncharacterized protein LOC141652473, translating into MAFYAEWNINLVTSTPGYPKANGQAESSNKVVINCLKKKLNRKRGRWAEELPLVLWADRTTPKTSTGQTPYYLVYGCEAVIPAEIRSVVAGVGDVDSWSPGRDEFSLDTMVIANSL
- the LOC141652467 gene encoding uncharacterized protein LOC141652467; its protein translation is MRTYDGTSVPQNHVAFYKEKMLAASIPSEYSIKSFANLINTFNQQFASSRELEKRSSDLYRITQKPDETLKAFLNRFNKGKVSIPRCNVGTAVEAFMQGVLPHSDLYGELTTYPCHTFEDVQAKTVAYIRLEEDKSYKVGASSNTKDYKKTNKKGAGYNRGSSHRTTPYTRPDHSEVNMTQEQQGKANVHPPISEHNLCVDISGLIQRLDNMGPVVRWPRKVYNLNPRRDQAKWCVFHMDVGHATEHCFTLRKEVAYLLKAGYLKDLIKTKGIPDLHHDGLVIYTQIGTANVRRILIDGGSSVNLIMLDVLKAMKIKKDQITKKSSVLVGFMGETRNTLGQIYLPNYTEGVASYE